The following are from one region of the Rosettibacter firmus genome:
- a CDS encoding GAF domain-containing SpoIIE family protein phosphatase — MQKLDNTTALRNLSALIDFSNLINSSLDLDFTLNNILLTCLGKFHTTKGIIALVNDSLILEVKASKGVSENVIKSFPALKVEEIYNKQEFNEYLISNSFEILQTINSSAGVKGILILGKKFTNLPYDESDKEFLKTILNVGATAIENSLIVNKLKSVNRELDTKVNQLKSLFDLSKEFSGILQPDKIGKLLVYTLIGHLLVSNYAVIVCEKDNYTFLESSFNENNLKTFLNECLANKFDKPVLSNELKKNYSTIYNAGIELIVPMQIKGETKGLILLGKRKNNLPYSQTDIEFISSLGSLAILSIENAKLFKEMLEKQRMERDLETARNIQKNLLPKTIPELSNLSLVAYNISAKIVGGDYYDIVKLDDDNVLIAIADVSGKGVSASLLMANLQAFLKSICKQKLPLNEATNLINDLVVENTMMGNFITFFWCIFKNSTKQLTYVNAGHNPPLLIRNSTITKLKKGGMILGFLPTTVTYVSETIQLESDDVIVMFTDGITEAMNKNFEEYTDERLEKLVLENSKDEPESILEKIKESVNEFIGGAEQNDDITCLIMKVR, encoded by the coding sequence ATGCAAAAATTAGATAATACTACAGCCTTAAGAAATCTTTCAGCCCTTATAGACTTTAGTAATCTTATAAACTCAAGTCTTGATTTAGATTTTACATTAAATAATATCCTGCTTACATGCCTTGGTAAATTTCATACTACAAAAGGAATAATAGCACTGGTTAATGATTCATTGATTTTAGAAGTTAAAGCATCAAAAGGTGTATCGGAAAATGTAATAAAATCTTTTCCAGCTCTAAAAGTCGAAGAAATTTATAACAAACAAGAATTTAATGAATATCTAATTTCTAATAGTTTTGAAATTTTACAAACAATAAATTCTTCTGCAGGTGTAAAAGGAATTTTAATATTAGGTAAAAAGTTTACTAATCTTCCTTATGATGAAAGCGATAAAGAATTTTTAAAAACAATCCTTAATGTAGGAGCTACTGCTATTGAAAATTCTCTTATTGTAAATAAACTCAAAAGTGTAAATAGGGAATTAGATACCAAAGTTAATCAACTAAAATCTCTTTTTGATTTAAGTAAAGAATTCAGTGGAATACTTCAACCAGATAAAATTGGGAAACTTTTAGTTTATACGTTGATTGGTCATCTGCTTGTATCGAATTATGCTGTTATAGTTTGTGAAAAAGATAATTATACTTTTCTTGAAAGTAGCTTTAATGAAAATAACTTAAAAACTTTTTTGAATGAATGTCTGGCAAATAAATTTGATAAACCAGTTCTTTCAAATGAATTAAAGAAAAATTATTCTACAATTTATAATGCTGGTATTGAATTAATTGTACCAATGCAAATAAAAGGTGAAACTAAAGGATTAATATTACTTGGTAAAAGAAAAAATAATCTGCCATATTCACAAACAGATATCGAATTTATTTCTTCACTTGGTAGTTTAGCAATTCTCTCGATTGAAAATGCTAAACTATTTAAAGAGATGCTCGAAAAACAAAGAATGGAAAGAGACCTTGAGACAGCTCGAAATATTCAGAAGAATCTTTTACCAAAAACAATTCCTGAACTATCAAATTTAAGTTTAGTGGCTTATAATATTTCTGCAAAAATTGTTGGTGGAGATTATTATGACATTGTTAAACTGGATGATGACAATGTTCTTATAGCCATAGCAGATGTATCTGGGAAGGGAGTATCTGCATCACTTTTAATGGCAAATTTACAGGCATTTTTAAAATCTATTTGTAAACAAAAACTTCCTTTGAACGAAGCAACTAATTTGATTAATGACTTAGTTGTAGAAAATACAATGATGGGAAATTTTATAACATTTTTCTGGTGTATTTTTAAGAATTCAACCAAACAATTAACCTATGTTAATGCAGGTCATAATCCACCTTTGTTGATAAGAAATTCAACAATTACAAAATTAAAGAAAGGGGGAATGATTCTTGGTTTTCTTCCCACTACAGTTACATACGTTTCCGAAACCATTCAACTTGAAAGTGATGATGTAATTGTTATGTTTACAGATGGTATAACCGAAGCGATGAATAAAAATTTTGAAGAATATACCGACGAACGACTTGAAAAATTAGTTTTAGAAAATTCCAAAGATGAACCTGAAAGTATTTTAGAAAAAATTAAAGAAAGTGTAAATGAATTTATAGGTGGTGCAGAACAGAATGATGATATAACCTGTCTTATAATGAAAGTTAGATAA
- a CDS encoding ATP-binding protein — protein sequence MNQLKKNFEKILVVESTTENLSKVREFTKNAAVECKFSEDTIEKIVLAVDEACTNIIKHAYNYSPDGIINISIKVNNGKFIVTIIDHGKTFNPDTIPEPDVREYYKQKKVGGLGMYLMKKLMDEVIYSTLGDNKNQVVLVKSLEN from the coding sequence TTGAATCAATTGAAAAAAAATTTTGAAAAAATACTTGTTGTAGAGAGTACTACAGAGAATCTATCGAAGGTAAGGGAATTTACAAAAAATGCAGCAGTAGAATGTAAATTCTCTGAAGATACTATTGAAAAAATAGTATTAGCAGTAGACGAAGCATGTACAAATATTATTAAGCACGCCTATAATTATTCTCCTGATGGAATTATTAACATTTCTATAAAAGTAAATAATGGGAAATTTATTGTAACAATAATAGATCACGGAAAAACTTTTAATCCAGATACTATTCCAGAGCCTGACGTAAGAGAATATTACAAACAAAAAAAAGTTGGTGGTTTGGGAATGTATCTTATGAAAAAATTAATGGACGAAGTAATTTATTCTACTCTCGGGGATAATAAAAATCAGGTGGTTTTGGTTAAATCGCTTGAAAATTAA
- a CDS encoding sensor histidine kinase — protein sequence MKFFKSSFAFTLKLLLLIIGSLIALGTWYYTQTLVNKLQKREKEIVELYAKSLEYITSTTTMETDLTFIFQNIIQRIDFPLILTDQNHQLISSEVGIGYKNIEIKKGLSKTQIKKILNEKLEELKSKHPPISVKTPDGKVIQYLYYGDSEIIEKLKYYPYLQILFAIFFLIIAYSSFNYIRKNEQSSIWVGMAKETAHQLGTPISSLLGWNEILRMNYDNPDKVFDIAEEIKNDLNRLNKITTRFSKIGSQADLKDESPYEIILKVIHYFERRIPQLGKNIVLSIHGDKEVKAKINPELFEWVIENLIKNALDAIENKDGKIDFNIYTTKKLVHIEISDTGKGIEQNKKKEIFKPGYSTKKRGWGLGLSLSKRIIENYHKGKIFVKESIPNKGTTFKIILNRSKSEI from the coding sequence ATGAAATTTTTTAAAAGCTCTTTTGCTTTTACATTAAAATTATTACTGCTAATTATTGGATCTTTAATAGCACTCGGCACCTGGTATTACACTCAAACACTTGTAAATAAACTTCAGAAAAGAGAAAAAGAAATTGTAGAACTTTATGCTAAAAGTCTCGAATACATTACAAGCACTACAACAATGGAAACTGATCTTACTTTTATATTTCAAAATATTATTCAAAGAATTGATTTCCCCTTAATATTAACTGACCAAAACCATCAGCTTATTTCAAGTGAAGTCGGGATAGGATATAAAAATATTGAAATAAAAAAAGGCTTATCAAAAACACAGATTAAAAAAATATTAAATGAGAAATTAGAAGAACTTAAAAGTAAACATCCTCCTATAAGTGTCAAAACACCAGATGGAAAAGTAATTCAATATTTATATTATGGCGATTCAGAAATAATAGAGAAGTTAAAATATTATCCATATCTTCAAATTTTGTTTGCCATCTTCTTTTTAATTATTGCATACTCAAGTTTTAATTACATAAGAAAAAATGAACAAAGCAGTATATGGGTAGGAATGGCTAAAGAAACTGCACATCAATTAGGAACACCTATTTCAAGTTTATTAGGCTGGAATGAAATATTAAGAATGAATTACGATAATCCAGATAAAGTTTTTGACATTGCAGAAGAAATTAAAAATGACCTTAATAGATTAAATAAAATTACAACCAGATTTTCAAAAATAGGTTCACAGGCAGATTTAAAAGATGAATCACCTTACGAAATTATTTTAAAAGTTATTCATTATTTTGAAAGAAGAATTCCACAATTAGGAAAAAATATTGTTTTATCGATTCATGGCGATAAAGAAGTAAAAGCAAAAATTAATCCTGAGTTATTTGAATGGGTTATAGAAAATTTAATAAAAAATGCACTCGATGCTATTGAAAATAAAGATGGTAAAATAGACTTTAATATTTATACTACAAAAAAGTTAGTACACATTGAAATCTCAGATACCGGAAAAGGTATAGAGCAAAACAAGAAAAAGGAAATTTTTAAGCCTGGCTATTCAACTAAAAAAAGAGGTTGGGGTTTGGGTTTAAGTCTATCAAAAAGAATTATAGAAAATTATCATAAAGGAAAAATCTTTGTTAAAGAATCAATTCCTAATAAAGGAACTACTTTTAAGATAATATTGAATCGAAGTAAAAGTGAAATATAA
- a CDS encoding RNA polymerase sigma factor, whose product MTLEQNNEKLENTAVENEDFDLIKSFIDGDESTFRTLVIKHRDKVRNLIFITLGDTEGIDDISQDVFISVYHKLREFRFESKFTTWLYRITINKCRDYLRKKKVRSIFVPLSDSDREYSSGTFSENIDIPQLVRKAIDKLPEKLKIPLILRDIDGLSYKEIADQLGTDVGVIKSRIFRARESLRIILEPFQKELRF is encoded by the coding sequence ATGACTTTAGAACAAAATAATGAAAAACTTGAAAATACTGCTGTTGAAAATGAAGATTTTGATCTGATAAAAAGTTTTATTGATGGCGACGAATCAACTTTTAGAACTCTTGTAATTAAACATAGAGATAAAGTGAGAAATTTAATTTTTATTACACTTGGTGATACCGAAGGGATTGATGATATTTCTCAGGATGTTTTTATAAGTGTCTATCATAAATTACGTGAGTTTAGATTTGAATCTAAATTTACAACATGGTTATATCGAATAACAATTAATAAGTGCAGAGATTATTTACGTAAAAAAAAGGTTAGAAGTATTTTTGTTCCATTAAGTGATTCCGATAGGGAATATTCATCTGGTACTTTTTCAGAAAATATTGATATTCCACAATTAGTGCGAAAGGCAATTGATAAATTACCAGAAAAATTAAAAATACCTCTCATTCTCAGAGATATTGATGGACTTAGTTATAAAGAAATAGCTGATCAACTTGGTACTGATGTTGGCGTAATTAAATCAAGAATATTTAGAGCACGAGAAAGTTTAAGAATAATTTTAGAACCATTTCAAAAAGAATTAAGATTTTGA
- a CDS encoding adenylosuccinate synthase, whose translation MSVTVVVGSQWGDEGKGKIVDLLSEKYDIVVRYQGGANAGHTVKIGDKQYILHLIPSGILRENVICVIGNGVVIDPKALLEEIEFLENNGISIKGRLFISHNAHLIMPYHKLLDSISESGAGKIGTTGRGIGPCYIDKYARKGIKIVDLLDKAVLEEKIKFNIEEKNNLLKKVYNHEELDVNQIIKEYLEFDKKIDQYITDVPSYLNNAIAEGKSILLEGAQGTLLDVDFGTYPYVTSSNPTSGGACTGTGLPPTKIMSVIGIVKAYTTRVGLGPFPTELTGEEGERLRKTGLEYGATTGRPRRCGWYDAFLVNYSRMINGIERAAITKLDVLSYLDEIKVCIGYEINGKRLKSFPTDVNQLMKVKPIYETLPGWKKDISSITRYEDLPDEAKNYLSFISEQSGFEISIISVGPSRQQTIEL comes from the coding sequence ATGAGTGTTACTGTAGTAGTTGGAAGTCAATGGGGCGACGAAGGAAAAGGTAAGATTGTAGATTTACTTTCAGAAAAATATGATATAGTCGTACGATATCAGGGCGGAGCTAATGCTGGTCATACAGTTAAAATTGGGGATAAACAATATATCCTTCATCTAATTCCATCGGGAATTTTAAGGGAAAATGTTATATGTGTTATAGGGAATGGTGTTGTAATTGATCCAAAAGCACTACTGGAAGAGATAGAGTTTTTAGAAAATAATGGCATCAGTATTAAAGGAAGATTATTTATAAGCCATAATGCACATCTGATAATGCCATATCATAAATTACTTGATTCAATAAGTGAAAGTGGAGCCGGAAAAATAGGAACTACAGGAAGAGGCATTGGTCCCTGCTATATTGACAAATATGCAAGAAAAGGGATAAAAATAGTTGACCTGTTAGACAAAGCAGTTCTTGAAGAGAAAATAAAATTTAATATTGAAGAAAAAAATAATTTATTGAAAAAAGTATATAATCACGAAGAATTAGATGTTAATCAAATTATTAAAGAATACCTTGAATTCGATAAAAAAATTGATCAGTATATTACTGATGTTCCATCTTATTTGAATAATGCAATTGCTGAAGGTAAATCAATATTACTGGAAGGTGCACAGGGTACTTTGTTAGATGTCGATTTTGGAACTTATCCTTATGTTACATCTTCCAATCCAACATCAGGTGGTGCATGTACCGGTACTGGTTTACCTCCTACTAAAATTATGTCTGTAATTGGAATTGTTAAGGCTTATACAACAAGAGTAGGACTTGGTCCTTTCCCAACTGAATTAACAGGCGAAGAAGGGGAAAGATTAAGAAAAACTGGACTTGAATACGGTGCAACTACTGGAAGACCAAGACGTTGTGGTTGGTACGATGCTTTTCTTGTAAATTATTCAAGAATGATTAATGGAATAGAAAGAGCCGCAATTACAAAACTTGATGTACTCAGTTACCTTGATGAAATTAAAGTTTGTATTGGTTATGAAATTAATGGGAAACGATTAAAATCCTTCCCTACAGATGTTAACCAGCTCATGAAAGTTAAACCTATATACGAAACATTACCTGGATGGAAAAAAGACATTTCCAGTATTACACGTTATGAAGATTTACCAGACGAAGCCAAAAATTATCTCTCTTTTATATCAGAACAGAGCGGCTTCGAAATTAGCATTATTTCGGTTGGACCAAGCAGACAACAAACTATTGAACTATAA
- a CDS encoding deoxycytidylate deaminase has translation MANSNKKRPSWDEYFLKVAMLVSERATCPRMHCGCVIVKDKQILSTGYNGSIPGDDHCEDVGCMIVDNHCVRTIHAEMNALLQCALHGVSTQGATAYITNMPCTNCAKALIAAGIKEIVIFSDYHDTLAEEFFAKAKVNIKRLPMPNREINYDLENYSSAKKLK, from the coding sequence ATGGCTAATTCAAATAAAAAAAGACCATCATGGGATGAATATTTCCTGAAAGTAGCAATGCTTGTTTCCGAACGTGCTACCTGTCCTCGTATGCATTGTGGCTGTGTAATTGTTAAAGATAAACAAATCCTTTCAACCGGATATAATGGTTCAATTCCTGGAGATGATCACTGTGAAGATGTAGGTTGTATGATTGTTGATAATCATTGTGTGAGAACCATTCATGCAGAAATGAATGCACTACTTCAATGTGCTTTACATGGTGTTAGTACACAGGGGGCAACTGCCTATATAACAAATATGCCTTGTACTAATTGTGCTAAAGCCCTAATAGCTGCTGGTATTAAGGAAATTGTAATTTTTTCGGATTACCATGATACATTAGCCGAAGAGTTTTTTGCTAAAGCAAAAGTAAACATTAAAAGATTACCTATGCCTAATAGAGAAATTAACTACGACCTTGAGAATTATTCATCTGCTAAAAAATTAAAATAA
- a CDS encoding STAS domain-containing protein, producing MADFNVNLRRFESVSIIDVKGYLDAHTAPMLESVFNKLLEEKNFRVVVNFNELNYISSAGLGVFMAYIETMRQNNGDIKFTNLKDNVYNIFDLLGFPLLYEFYKDEKEAIKKFIDQEKS from the coding sequence ATGGCAGATTTTAATGTAAATCTTAGACGATTTGAATCCGTCAGCATAATTGATGTTAAAGGTTATCTTGATGCACATACAGCACCAATGCTGGAAAGTGTTTTCAATAAGCTTTTAGAAGAAAAGAATTTTCGCGTTGTTGTTAACTTTAATGAACTAAATTATATAAGCAGTGCAGGTCTTGGTGTTTTTATGGCATATATTGAAACCATGCGTCAGAATAATGGTGATATAAAATTTACTAATCTTAAAGACAATGTATATAATATCTTTGATTTACTTGGATTTCCACTATTGTATGAATTTTATAAAGACGAAAAAGAAGCAATAAAAAAATTTATAGATCAGGAAAAGTCTTGA
- a CDS encoding GAF domain-containing SpoIIE family protein phosphatase — protein MNSKIYLANKLENTIIISILLVVYKLVIPINTSLIPFIINELLVFGVLYFLFNYVNTIVETKKETPLSLVLNTGILGALIFFVISVSNALLGKSVQDSVQSNFFNSLIFIAIDFVFVIVAIYIFSTFRTLFFLRQVKDQSIYFNTMLAFFSLTFISDLNPVNASYDYIHDAFYVVSIVLICLNSLKVSWIAFLTKKQKVYLLVISIILSILFGLNFSLLTENAPAKILLFNFSSGFYSIYSLVMIYGMIYFGIIFFTTLFHLPTAAAFDRKSEEVSSLMDLTKLITQVFDFKELADTITSITTKVCNSYSAWLITIKENNYELNSVKNIAYVDADNITKVTLQKIKLIDDVQILDYSYLNQLFQETPIEYKSIAIAPLKVHGNINGYLFAARKHEINFDEEDKRSIQAFAYYAAVALENAKLIAQSIEKERLEKELDVARDVQRKILPHKIPSSSELEISALFIPAFEVGGDYYDFFELDENNLGFAVADVSGKGITAAFIMAEIKGIFESLSKIIFEPREMLIKINDILKKSLDKKSFITAVYGIIDKKNGILNFVRAGHPPAIYCSQNKTERLLPSGIGLGLDYANVFGNTLKEMQIKLKDGDIVAFYSDGIPEAKNAEYKDYGYDRFESIIQKNCCKSIDEISNEIIKDLTLFSKDNTQHDDITLVLFRWNSNKK, from the coding sequence TTGAATTCAAAAATATATTTAGCTAATAAATTAGAGAATACGATTATTATATCGATATTACTTGTAGTTTATAAACTTGTTATACCCATCAACACTTCTTTAATTCCATTTATAATAAATGAACTGCTGGTTTTTGGTGTTCTTTATTTTCTTTTCAATTATGTGAATACAATAGTAGAAACTAAAAAGGAAACTCCACTTTCTTTAGTATTAAATACTGGAATTTTAGGAGCACTCATATTCTTTGTTATTTCTGTATCAAATGCACTTCTCGGGAAAAGCGTGCAGGATAGTGTTCAATCAAATTTTTTCAATTCATTAATATTTATAGCCATTGATTTTGTTTTTGTAATTGTTGCTATCTATATTTTTTCAACATTCAGAACATTATTTTTTTTGAGACAGGTTAAAGATCAATCAATTTACTTCAATACCATGCTGGCATTTTTTTCTTTAACTTTTATTTCGGATCTAAATCCTGTAAATGCATCTTATGATTATATTCACGATGCTTTTTATGTTGTTTCAATAGTTTTGATTTGCTTGAATTCCTTAAAAGTTTCCTGGATTGCATTTCTTACTAAAAAGCAAAAGGTCTATTTATTAGTTATATCAATTATTCTTTCAATTCTTTTTGGACTTAACTTTTCTTTACTTACAGAAAACGCACCAGCAAAAATTTTACTTTTTAATTTTTCATCTGGATTTTATTCCATTTATAGTTTAGTTATGATTTATGGTATGATTTATTTTGGAATAATATTTTTTACCACTTTGTTTCACTTACCTACAGCTGCAGCATTCGATAGAAAATCTGAAGAAGTTTCTTCACTTATGGATTTGACGAAATTAATTACACAGGTTTTTGACTTTAAAGAACTTGCAGATACAATTACTTCAATAACTACAAAAGTATGTAACTCGTATTCTGCCTGGCTGATTACTATAAAAGAAAATAATTATGAATTAAATTCAGTTAAAAATATTGCTTATGTTGATGCAGATAACATTACAAAAGTAACGCTTCAAAAGATTAAACTTATTGATGATGTTCAAATACTGGATTATAGTTATTTAAATCAATTATTTCAGGAAACTCCAATTGAATATAAATCCATTGCAATTGCACCTCTAAAAGTACATGGAAATATAAATGGTTATTTATTTGCTGCAAGAAAACACGAAATAAATTTTGACGAAGAAGATAAACGTTCAATCCAAGCATTTGCATATTATGCTGCTGTTGCACTTGAGAATGCTAAGTTAATTGCTCAATCAATTGAAAAAGAAAGATTAGAAAAAGAACTTGATGTAGCAAGAGATGTTCAAAGAAAAATTCTTCCTCATAAAATTCCTTCATCAAGTGAGTTGGAAATATCTGCATTATTTATACCAGCATTCGAAGTAGGTGGAGATTATTATGACTTTTTTGAACTTGATGAGAATAACCTTGGTTTTGCTGTTGCAGATGTTTCTGGTAAAGGAATAACTGCTGCATTTATTATGGCAGAGATTAAAGGAATTTTTGAATCATTATCGAAAATAATTTTTGAACCAAGAGAAATGTTAATAAAAATAAATGATATTCTTAAAAAAAGTCTTGATAAAAAAAGTTTTATTACTGCTGTTTATGGAATAATAGACAAAAAAAATGGTATTCTGAATTTTGTAAGAGCAGGGCATCCTCCTGCAATTTATTGTTCACAAAATAAGACTGAAAGATTACTTCCATCAGGTATTGGACTTGGACTTGACTATGCAAATGTATTTGGAAATACTTTAAAAGAAATGCAAATTAAGCTTAAAGATGGAGATATTGTTGCATTTTACTCGGATGGTATACCAGAAGCTAAGAATGCAGAATATAAAGATTATGGCTATGATAGATTTGAAAGTATAATTCAAAAAAATTGTTGTAAATCTATTGATGAAATATCAAACGAAATTATAAAAGACTTAACATTGTTCTCAAAAGATAATACACAACACGATGATATTACTCTTGTACTTTTCAGGTGGAACTCAAATAAAAAATAA
- a CDS encoding STAS domain-containing protein — protein MKIKTYEKYGAVVIELKGNVMGGPEAQEFSNLLHKLLDEGKKNVVVDLADCKFMNSSGLGMLISGYTTMKNGGGTLKLANATEKIESLLVITKLITIFEHYTSVEEAVKSFSNQ, from the coding sequence ATGAAAATAAAAACTTATGAAAAATATGGAGCAGTAGTAATTGAACTCAAAGGAAATGTAATGGGTGGTCCTGAAGCTCAGGAATTTAGTAACCTATTACATAAACTATTAGATGAGGGGAAGAAAAATGTAGTTGTTGATTTAGCCGATTGTAAATTTATGAATAGTTCTGGATTGGGAATGTTAATCAGTGGTTATACAACAATGAAAAATGGAGGAGGAACTTTAAAATTAGCTAATGCCACAGAGAAAATTGAAAGTCTCCTTGTTATTACAAAATTAATAACAATATTTGAGCATTATACATCTGTTGAAGAAGCTGTCAAAAGTTTCAGTAATCAATAA